GGCGGGACCGCAGGCCGAGCCAGAGCACCACCAGCCCGGCCAGCGCCACGAGCGGGCCGATCACCACCCAGATCCGCTCGTCGGTCATCACGCTGCCGTTGACGTAGCCGAGGCCCTGCACCGTCCACACCGCACCGACCACGATCGCCAGCAGGCCGAGGGTGAGCGCAAGCCAACCCCTCATCGCGTCCCCTCTCCGCAGGGCCGGGCGGCGGGCCGCCCCGGGCTCCCAGCATTACCCGCCGGGCGGTGCGGCGCGAGCACCCCGGGTGCGCGGGTCACCACCGGTCGTGCACCTGTGGGCGGATCAGCTCGTCGTAGACCTCGCGCACCCCGGCCAGTTGGTCGGCCGAGAGCGGCGACAGGTCGGCTGCGGCCGCGTTGCGCCGGGCCTGATCGGCGTCGCGTGCGCCGGGGATGACCACGGTGACGCCGGCCTGGTCCAGCACCCAGCGCAGCGCGAACTGCGCCATCGTGCGGTCCGCGTCGACCAGCGGCGCCATTCGGCGTACGGCGGCCAACCCGCGCTCGAAGTCGACTCCGGAGAACGTCTCGCCGACGTCGAACGCCGCGCCGTGTCGGTTGAAGTTGCGGTGGTCGTCGGCCGGGAACTCGGTGTGCTCGTCGTACCGGCCGGAGAGCAGGCCGCTGGCCAGTGGCACCCGGGCGATGATGCCGACCCCGGCCGCCGCGGCGGCCGGCAGCGCCCGCTCCAGCGGCTTGTGCCGCAGCGCGTTGAGGATGATCTGGACGCTGGCCACCCCGGGCCGGGCGATCGCGGTGAGCGCCTGGTCGCAGGTCTCCACGCTGACCCCGTACCCGGCGATGGCCTTTTCGGCGACGAGGGTGTCCAGGGCGTCGAAGACCGCGTCGTCGGCGAAGACGGCGGTGGGCGGGCAGTGCAGCTGGACCAGGTCCAGGGTGTCCATCCCCAGGTTGGCCCGGGACCGGTCCGTCCACTGCCGGAAGTTGGCCAGGGTGTACGCCTCCGGACGCTGCTCGACCCGGCGGCCCATCTTGGTGGCCACGGTCAGCCCGGCGTCGGGACGGGAGCGCAGGAAGCGGCCGATCAGCTGCTCGCTGCGGCCGTCGCCGTACACGTCGGCGGTGTCGAGGAAGGTGACCCCGGCGTCCACGGCGGCGGCCAGCACCGCCATCGCGTCGTCCTCGCTGACGGTGCCCCAGTCGGCGCCGAGCTGCCAGGCACCCAGGCCGACCACCCCGACGGTCCGGCCGAGCCGGTTGAAGCTGCGCTGTTCCATTCCCCGAGCCTAGTGATCGGGTTGCCGACCTGCCAGGCGAGTCGTACGGTAAATAAGACGGACGTACGGTTTGGGAGGCGACGATGTGGGATCCGGCGACGTACCTGCGCTACGGCGACGAGCGGTCCCGGCCGTTCCACGACCTGGTCGCCCGGATCCCGGCCGAGCGGCCCCGGACGGTGGTCGACCTCGGCTGCGGCCCCGGCCACCTCACCGCCACCCTCGCCGAGCGCTGGCCGGTGAGCCGGGTGATCGGTCTCGACTCCTCGCCGGAGATGATCGATCGCGCCGCCGCCCTGGACGCCCCGGTCGACTTCGCCGTCGCCGACGTGCGGGACTGGCGGCCGGCCGGCGACGAGGACGTGGTGGTGACCAACGCCGTGCTCCAGTGGGTCCCCGGCCACCAGGAGCTGCTGCGGCGCTGGGCCACCGAGCTACCCGCCGGCGCCTGGCTCGCCATGCAGGTCCCGGGCAACTTCGCCGCCGGATCACACCGGGCGCTGCGCGAGGTCGCCGACCGGCCGGCCTGGCGCGCCGAGCTGGCCCCGCTGCTGCGCGCCGACCCGGTCGACGACCCGGCCGACTACGCGGCGCTGCTGACCGGTGCCGGCTGCGCGGTGGACGCCTGGGAGACTACCTACGTGCACCTGCTACCGGCCCGGCCCGACGCCGACCACCCGGTGCTGGCCTGGATGGAGGGCACCGCGCTGCGCCCGGTCCGGGCGGCCCTCGACGCCGCCGGCTGGTCCGCCTTCCGGGCCGAGCTGGGGGTACGCCTCGCCGCCGTCTACCCGCCGCGGCAGGGTCAGGTGTACTTCCCGTTCCGCCGCGTCTTCGTCGTTGCCCGTACCGGCGACCCTGCCGAGGAGAATCCGTGACCGACCTGTCCACCTTCATCGCCGGCCTGCCCAAGGTGGAGCTGCACGTACACCACGTCGGCTCCGCCTCCCCCCGGATCGTCGCCGAGCTGGCCGCCCGGCACGAGGGACGCACCCCGGTCCCGGCCGACCCGGCGGCGCTCGCCGACTACTTCGAGTTCCGCGACTTCGCGCACTTCATCGAGGTCTACCTGAGCGTCGTGGACCTCATCCGCGACCCGGAGGACGTCTGGATCCTCACCCACGAGGTGGCCCGGGAGCTGGCCCGCCAGCAGGTCCGGTACGCGGAGCTGACCATCACCCCGTACTCGCACGTGCGCCGGGGCATCCCCGCGCCGGCGTTCTGCGAGGCGATCGAGGACGCCCGCAAGCGCGCCTCGGTCGACTTCGGCCTCGACCTGCGCTGGTGCTTCGACATCCCGGGTGAGGCCGGCCTGCCGGCGGCCGAGGAGACGCTGCGCATCGCGTTGGAGGAGCGCCCGGAGGGGCTGATCAGCTTCGGCCTGGGCGGCCCGGAGATCGGCGTACCCCGGCCGCAGTTCCGGCCCTACTTCGACCGGGCCCGGGCGGCCGGGCTGCGCTCGGTGCCACACGCCGGGGAGACCACCGGCCCGCAGACGATCTGGGACGCGCTGAACGAGCTGGGCGCCGAGCGGATCGGGCACGGCATCTCCGCCGCGCAGGACCCGGAGTTGCTCGCGTACCTGGCCGAGCGGCAGATCGGGCTGGAGATCTGCCCGACGTCCAACGTGCGGACCCGGGCGGTGGCCAACCTCGACGAGCACCCGCTGCCCCAGCTGGTCGAAGCCGGGCTGCTGGTCACCATCAACTCCGACGACCCGCCGATGTTCGGCACCACCCTCAACGACGAGTACGCGGTGGCGGCCCGACTGCTCGGGGCGGGTCCGCAAGGGCTGGCAGGGCTGGCCCGCAACGCGGTGACCGCGTC
The nucleotide sequence above comes from Micromonospora sp. NBC_00389. Encoded proteins:
- a CDS encoding aldo/keto reductase; this translates as MEQRSFNRLGRTVGVVGLGAWQLGADWGTVSEDDAMAVLAAAVDAGVTFLDTADVYGDGRSEQLIGRFLRSRPDAGLTVATKMGRRVEQRPEAYTLANFRQWTDRSRANLGMDTLDLVQLHCPPTAVFADDAVFDALDTLVAEKAIAGYGVSVETCDQALTAIARPGVASVQIILNALRHKPLERALPAAAAAGVGIIARVPLASGLLSGRYDEHTEFPADDHRNFNRHGAAFDVGETFSGVDFERGLAAVRRMAPLVDADRTMAQFALRWVLDQAGVTVVIPGARDADQARRNAAAADLSPLSADQLAGVREVYDELIRPQVHDRW
- a CDS encoding trans-aconitate 2-methyltransferase, whose product is MWDPATYLRYGDERSRPFHDLVARIPAERPRTVVDLGCGPGHLTATLAERWPVSRVIGLDSSPEMIDRAAALDAPVDFAVADVRDWRPAGDEDVVVTNAVLQWVPGHQELLRRWATELPAGAWLAMQVPGNFAAGSHRALREVADRPAWRAELAPLLRADPVDDPADYAALLTGAGCAVDAWETTYVHLLPARPDADHPVLAWMEGTALRPVRAALDAAGWSAFRAELGVRLAAVYPPRQGQVYFPFRRVFVVARTGDPAEENP
- a CDS encoding adenosine deaminase, which translates into the protein MTDLSTFIAGLPKVELHVHHVGSASPRIVAELAARHEGRTPVPADPAALADYFEFRDFAHFIEVYLSVVDLIRDPEDVWILTHEVARELARQQVRYAELTITPYSHVRRGIPAPAFCEAIEDARKRASVDFGLDLRWCFDIPGEAGLPAAEETLRIALEERPEGLISFGLGGPEIGVPRPQFRPYFDRARAAGLRSVPHAGETTGPQTIWDALNELGAERIGHGISAAQDPELLAYLAERQIGLEICPTSNVRTRAVANLDEHPLPQLVEAGLLVTINSDDPPMFGTTLNDEYAVAARLLGAGPQGLAGLARNAVTASFLDPVGKQRIMAEIDAHLATAAG